The Vulcanisaeta thermophila DNA segment AAGTCATTGAGCGCAGAATTAATGGTGCTGGGTGCATCCTTAGCCAAGTGCTCTGTGGATCGGGATGCCCTGGGCACATCACTTCTCAAGGCCATGGACTTAATAAGGGTCTTCACTAAGGAGCCTAACTCCAGCACCTTCTCACCGAAGCCATACGTCATGAGGCGAGGCTCCACAGTGGGTGATCTGGCCCGTAGGATCCACTCAAGGCTTTATGAGGGCTTTAAATACGCTAGGATTTGGAGGGTTGAGGATTACCCAAGTGGTGGTAAGAGGGTTGGGTTGAATTACGTATTGAGTGATGGGGATATTGTTGAAATACACGCATCATTATGAGGTAAACAGCTTTTTAACAAAGGGATTTGTGTAATCCTCAATGAGTAGTAATGAGTGCGTGAGACTACTGAGGGAGGTTCTGAAGAGGCTTGAGGTTATTGAGGGGGAGCTAGACATGCTTAGGGAGGAGATTGAGGAACTGAGGGGGACTAGGGTGGAGACGCCCAGGGAGGGAAGCGTGGGCTCCTCATTGATTAGGATTATCAACGAGAGATTATTTATGGACACCAAGGAGGTAATGTCCAAGGGATTACTAAAGAGGCTTGTGGATAGTGGTAAGGTCATCATCCTCAGGGATGAGGGTGCCAATAGGGAGGTGGTGACCACCAAGGAGATAGTTAGGAAACTACTGAGTAAATTACCCCTTTCCCCATCGGACGCTGCCAGGCTCAGTGATAGGGAGTATGAATTACTGCAAATACTCAATAGGCTGGGCTACGTATTACTTAGGGATGGTAAGTACGTACCGTCCGAGGAGGCCAAAGAATTTATTTAAAGGGTTGGTTGTAAATCAGTGGTGAATGTCCCTCGAGGAGTTGTGGGTTGAGAAGTATAGGCCCTTTAGGATTGATGACATTATTGACCAGGACCACGTAAAGACAAGGATAAAGGAGCTCCTGAGGCTCAATGACCTACCACACCTCCTTTTTTATGGTCCTCCTGGTACTGGTAAGACCACAATGGCCCTTGCCATTGCCCATGAGCTTTATGGTGATGCCTGGCGTGAGAATGTCCTAGAGTTGAACGCAAGCGATGAGAGGGGGATTGCCACAATAAGGGAGAAGGTTAAGGAATTCGCAAAGACCCTACCCACCACCAAGGCACCCTTTAGGTTAATAATCCTGGACGAGGCGGACAACATGACACCAGACGCGCAGCAAGCCCTCAGGAGGATCATGGAGATGTACACCTCATCCGTGAGGTTCATACTCCTGGCAAATTACATGTCGGGGATTATAGAGCCCATACAGTCAAGGTGCGCTGTCTTCCGCTTTACCCCATTGCCTAAGGATGCTGTTCTTGCTAGGCTTAGGGAGATTGCTGGTAGGGAGGGTGTGAAGATAACAAACGAAGCCCTAGAAGCCATATGGGACGTGAGCCAGGGAGACATGAGAAAAGCCATAAACACACTACAAGCAGCGGCGAGTCTAGGCGGTACTGTGGATGAGGAGGCCATTTACAGGGCCCTGGGTAAGGTGAGCCCCAGTAGGGTTAGGGGGATAATTAGCGAGGCCATTCTAGGGGACTTCTCAAAGGCATCACAGGAGCTTTATAGGCTCATTAGGGACGAGGGTGCGGACCCCCTTGACATAATAAAGATCATCCACAGGGAGGTGACATCAACCACCTCCCAGTTAAAGATACCGGAGCACATGAAGCCCAGGGCTGTTTACCTGGTTAGTGAGTCACATTATAGGTTCATTAAGGGGTCTGACGGCCTACTCCAGGTGCTGGGTTTACTGGCCAGGTTGAGGAGGTTCCTTAGTGAGTCTTCGTGATTTCTTAAGAGAAAGGTTTATAAATCATTTATTTTAAATGCGAAAAGCTTTAATAGGGGATATTTATGCCTAGTTCCGAAAAGGTAGGACCCACAGGGGAGGATGCTCAACCCCAGAGGGATTCCAGTAATATTCTTAATAAGCTTAGGGTATCGAATAAGATATTAGAATTCAAGTCAGAGGGTG contains these protein-coding regions:
- a CDS encoding replication factor C small subunit, producing MSLEELWVEKYRPFRIDDIIDQDHVKTRIKELLRLNDLPHLLFYGPPGTGKTTMALAIAHELYGDAWRENVLELNASDERGIATIREKVKEFAKTLPTTKAPFRLIILDEADNMTPDAQQALRRIMEMYTSSVRFILLANYMSGIIEPIQSRCAVFRFTPLPKDAVLARLREIAGREGVKITNEALEAIWDVSQGDMRKAINTLQAAASLGGTVDEEAIYRALGKVSPSRVRGIISEAILGDFSKASQELYRLIRDEGADPLDIIKIIHREVTSTTSQLKIPEHMKPRAVYLVSESHYRFIKGSDGLLQVLGLLARLRRFLSESS